In the Populus trichocarpa isolate Nisqually-1 chromosome 1, P.trichocarpa_v4.1, whole genome shotgun sequence genome, one interval contains:
- the LOC18094697 gene encoding ABC transporter B family member 19 translates to MADSSFEIDYHSTGRSRNYHQRRQLRHPSTPVNSQYDSRSFTQFSFTNTPNRLRQTPSTPFATDNDTSWQDELSWQFQPTGWNDTRSLGAALSPWAASTPSNRHIFQRSANDYYLSRTHGGFRTFTNPYYDQSSYGAVPAGRLELQSYAARNNERSVVHVRDYSSAAYSKSHHGISRPISQAIKGGARRNASPLVDQDELSMIDYDSEDVEKQGELLQTDTNLHGDKDSRWISVSHAYMEDDGVSPLYHSTPHGGHDHHGHELSRSRHDDLLSAYEANRSTSRDYVPGKYPYDDIDQASEYEDEDYDEEDDDNEEAARREVGLFSLFKYSTKWDMVLVFLGCLGALINGGSLPWYSYFFGDFVNRIAKHSDDNMMKEVERICLLMTGVAALVVVGAYLEITCWRLVGERSAHRIRNLYLSAVLRQDITFYDTKVSTSDIMHGISSDVAQIQEVMGEKMAHFIHHIFTFICGYWVGFLRSWKVSLVVLSVTPLTMFCGIAYKAIYVGLATKEEVSYRKAGGVAEQAISSIRTVFSFVAEDKLARKYADLLMKSVPIGAKIGFAKGAGMGVIYLVTYSTWALAFWYGSILVARKEISGGDAIACFFGVNVGGRGLALSLSYFAQFAQGTVAATRVYEIIDRIPDIDPYSPHGRILSTVGGRIEIKGVTFAYPSRPETVILRSLNLVIPSAKTLALVGASGGGKSTVFALIERFYDPINGVVTLDGNDLRTLQVKWLRGQIGMVGQEPVLFATSILENVMMGKENATKKEAINACIAANAHSFISGLPFGYDTQVGDRGTQLSGGQKQRIALARAMIKNPRILLLDEPTSALDQESESVVQQAIDKISTGRTTIVIAHRLATVRNANTIAVLDQGSVVEIGDHRQLMENAGAYYDLVKLATEAVSKSALKQEDAAKDMEFSIYEKSVDLRSKNAFETSKSRYLKSMQAENQQEEEMQESAKPRKYQLSEIWGLQRPEIVKLLLGFLLGMHAGAILSVFPYLLGEALTIYFEDNKFKLKRDVGRLCLILVGLGFGCIISMTGQQGLCGWAGTKLTVRIRDLLFRSILKQEPGWFDFEENSVGVLVSKLSIDCISFRSVLGDRLSVLLMGLSSAAVGLGLSFYLQWRLALLAAALTPFTLGASYLSLIINVGPKLDNSSYAKASTIAAGAVSSIRTVATFSAQDQIVESFDRALAEPKKKSVKRSQVLGLTLGFSQGAMYGAYTLTLWFGAYLVKQGETNIGVVYKIFLILVLSSFSVGQLAGLAPDTSMAAPAIAAIFDIIHRKPLIRSDRDRGKKIDRSNLLDIELKMVTFAYPSRPEIIVLRDFCLKVKGGSTVALVGGSGSGKSTVVWLIQRFYDPNQGKVTMGGVDLRDFNVKWLRSQTALVGQEPALFSGSIRENIAFGNPNASRAEIEEAASEAYIHKFICSLPQGYETQVGESGVQLSGGQKQRIAIARAILKRSRVLLLDEASSALDLESEKNVQEALRKISKRATTVIVAHRLSTIREADMIAVVKDGAVVEYGSHDALLNSHRNGLYASMVRAETETNAFA, encoded by the exons ATGGCTGATTCCTCCTTTGAAATTGATTACCACTCCACCGGCCGCTCACGAAACTATCATCAGCGTAGGCAACTCAGGCACCCCAGCACTCCTGTTAACTCACAGTATGATTCACGTTCATTTACACAATTCAGCTTTACAAATACTCCAAATAGGCTTCGCCAAACTCCTTCCACGCCTTTCGCCACGGACAATGATACGTCATGGCAAGATGAGCTTTCATGGCAGTTTCAGCCCACAGGGTGGAATGATACCCGCAGCCTGGGAGCAGCTCTTAGCCCATGGGCAGCTAGCACAccatcaaacagacatattttTCAAAGATCAGCAAATGACTACTATCTTTCACGTACACATGGTGGATTTAGAACCTTCACAAATCCATACTACGATCAATCTAGCTATGGTGCTGTACCTGCTGGGAGGCTTGAGCTACAAAGCTACGCTGCCAGAAATAATGAGAGGTCGGTAGTTCATGTTAGGGATTATAGCTCGGCTGCTTACAGTAAATCCCATCATGGGATTTCAAGACCAATATCTCAGGCTATTAAGGGAGGGGCTCGCAGAAATGCAAGTCCTTTGGTTGATCAAGATGAGCTTAGCATGATTGACTATGACAGCGAGGATGTTGAGAAACAGGGAGAGTTATTGCAGACTGACACTAATCTCCATGGTGATAAAGATTCTAGATGGATTTCAGTGTCTCATGCTTATATGGAAGATGATGGTGTTAGTCCATTGTACCACAGTACTCCACACGGTGGGCACGATCATCATGGTCATGAATTATCCCGTAGTAGACATGATGATTTACTCAGTGCTTATGAAGCTAATCGATCAACCAGTCGTGATTACGTTCCCGGTAAATATCCATATGATGACATTGATCAGGCTTCGGAGTATGAAGATGAAGATTATGATGAGGAGGATGATGACAACGAAGAAGCAGCACGAAGGGAAGTAGGGTTGTTTAGTCTGTTCAAATACTCGACGAAATGGGATATGGTTCTtgtgtttttgggttgtttAGGAGCTCTCATAAATGGAGGATCTCTTCCATGGTATTCTTATTTTTTCGGAGATTTTGTGAACAGGATTGCGAAGCACTCTGATGATAATATGATGAAAGAAGTGGAGAGG ATATGTCTGCTTATGACTGGAGTAGCAGCATTAGTTGTGGTTGGAGCCTATTTAG AAATCACTTGTTGGAGATTAGTTGGAGAACGATCAGCTCATCGAATAAGAAACTTGTATCTGAGCGCAGTTCTAAGGCAAGATATCACTTTCTATGATACAAAAGTCAGCACTAGTGATATTATGCATGGAATTTCAAGTGATGTTGCACAAATCCAAGAAGTGATGGGGGAGAAG ATGGCACATTTCATCCATCATATATTTACCTTCATTTGCGGTTATTGGGTCGGGTTCTTAAGGTCATGGAAGGTATCTCTGGTGGTTTTGTCAGTCACTCCATTAACGATGTTTTGTGGCATTGCTTATAAGGCCATTTATGTCGGTCTAGCTACAAAAGAAGAG GTTTCTTATCGGAAAGCTGGTGGCGTAGCTGAGCAGGCAATCAGTTCAATTAGGActgtattttcttttgttgctgAGGATAAGTTGGCCAGGAAATATGCTGATTTATTGATGAAGTCGGTGCCTATCGGTGCAAAGATTGGGTTTGCTAAGGGTGCTGGAATGGGAGTTATTTACTTGGTTACCTACTCAACATGGGCACTGGCCTTTTGGTATGGATCTATCCTGGTTGCAAGGAAAGAGATAAGTGGAGGTGATGCCATAGCTTGCTTCTTTGGTGTCAATGTAGGGGGAAG AGGATTGGCATTGTCTCTATCATATTTTGCTCAATTTGCGCAAGGCACAGTAGCAGCAACCAGAGTATATGAAATTATAGACAGAATTCCTGATATAGATCCTTACAGCCCCCATGGAAGGATACTGTCAACTGTTGGTGGAAGGATCGAGATCAAAGGCGTTACTTTTGCTTACCCATCGCGTCCTGAAACTGTAATTCTCCGCTCTCTTAATCTAGTTATTCCATCCGCAAAGACTCTTGCACTGGTTGGTGCTAGTGGTGGTGGCAAGTCCACCGTTTTTGCTCTCATAGAGAGGTTCTACGATCCCATCAATG GAGTAGTAACTTTGGACGGTAATGACCTGAGGACACTGCAAGTCAAGTGGCTAAGAGGTCAAATAGGCATGGTTGGGCAGGAGCCAGTTCTGTTTGCCACCAGCATACTAGAAAATGTGATGATGGGAAAGGAGAATGccacaaagaaagaagcaatcAATGCTTGCATTGCTGCCAATGCTCACAGCTTTATCTCTGGCCTTCCCTTTGGCTATGACACTCAG GTTGGAGATAGGGGAACCCAACTCTCAGGGGGGCAAAAACAGAGAATTGCACTAGCTAGAGCTATGATTAAGAATCCTAGAATCCTTCTTTTAGATGAGCCCACCAGTGCTCTGGACCAAGAGTCTGAATCTGTTGTTCAGCAAGCCATCGATAAGATATCCACGGGCAGAACAACCATTGTCATTGCTCATAGGCTAGCGACAGTAAGAAATGCCAACACCATTGCTGTTCTTGATCAAGGCTCTGTTGTTGAAATTGGTGACCATCGCCAGCTAATGGAAAATGCTGGTGCGTACTATGACCTTGTCAAACTTGCCACTGAAGCTGTTTCAAAATCTGCATTGAAACAGGAGGATGCTGCCAAGGATATGGAGTTCTCTATTTACGAGAAATCTGTTGATTTGAGATCTAAGAATGCATTTGAAACCTCAAAATCAAGGTACTTAAAATCAATGCAAGCAGAGAATCAACAAGAGGAGGAAATGCAGGAAAGTGCAAAGCCAAGAAAGTATCAACTCTCAGAAATTTGGGGTCTTCAGAGACCAGAGATTGTCAAGCTTCTTCTGGGCTTTCTTTTGGGTATGCATGCCGGTGCAATACTTTCAGTCTTTCCTTACCTTCTAGGCGAAGCCCTTACAATCTACTTTGAAGATAACAAATTCAAACTGAAGAGAGATGTTGGACGCCTCTGTTTAATACTTGTAGGTCTTGGATTTGGTTGCATTATTTCTATGACAGGCCAGCAAGGTTTATGCGGATGGGCAGGAACAAAACTTACCGTGAGAATACGGGACCTCTTATTTCGATCTATACTAAAGCAAGAACCTGGTTGGTTTGATTTCGAAGAAAATTCCGTAGGAGTACTTGTTTCAAAGCTCTCAATTGATTGTATCAGTTTCCGATCCGTTCTTGGTGATAGACTCTCAGTCTTGTTAATGGGTTTAAGTTCAGCTGCTGTTGGTCTTGGTCTGTCATTTTATCTGCAATGGCGATTGGCTCTTTTGGCTGCAGCACTAACTCCTTTCACTCTTGGTGCAAGCTACTTGAGTTTGATCATAAACGTTGGACCAAAACTAGATAATAGCTCTTATGCCAAAGCTAGCACAATTGCTGCTGGTGCTGTTTCAAGTATAAGAACAGTAGCAACCTTCTCTGCTCAAGACCAAATAGTGGAGTCCTTTGATAGAGCCTTGGCTGAGCCCAAGAAGAAATCAGTGAAAAGGTCACAAGTTCTAGGCCTAACACTTGGATTCTCTCAAGGGGCCATGTATGGTGCATATACCTTAACACTTTGGTTTGGAGCCTACCTCGTAAAACAAGGGGAAACAAACATTGGCGTGGTATACAAAATTTTCCTCATTCTTGTGCTGAGTTCATTTTCTGTTGGACAACTAGCGGGGCTAGCGCCGGATACTTCCATGGCTGCTCCTGCAATTGCTgctatttttgatatcattcaTCGTAAGCCATTGATTCGTAGTGACCGGGATAGAGGTAAGAAAATTGATAGATCAAACCTATTGGATATCGAGCTCAAGATGGTAACTTTTGCATATCCCTCTAGGCCTGAGATTATTGTGTTGAGGGATTTTTGCTTAAAGGTCAAAGGTGGTAGCACGGTGGCCTTAGTTGGGGGTAGTGGGTCAGGAAAATCAACTGTTGTATGGTTGATACAAAGGTTTTATGATCCTAATCAAGGGAAGGTGACAATGGGAGGGGTGGATTTGAGGGATTTTAATGTCAAGTGGTTAAGGAGTCAAACAGCTTTGGTCGGTCAAGAGCCTGCATTGTTTTCTGGTAGTATAAGGGAAAATATTGCATTTGGAAATCCTAATGCTTCAAGGGCTGAGATTGAAGAGGCTGCAAGTGAAGCATACATTCACAAGTTCATCTGTAGCCTCCCTCAAGGCTATGAAACTCAG GTAGGAGAGAGTGGGGTTCAACTATCTGGTGGCCAAAAACAAAGAATAGCAATAGCAAGGGCAATTCTAAAGAGATCAAGGGTGCTACTGCTAGATGAAGCAAGTAGTGCACTGGACTTGGAATCAGAGAAGAATGTCCAAGAGGCACTAAGGAAGATCTCTAAGAGGGCAACGACTGTTATAGTGGCTCACAGGCTTTCTACCATTAGAGAAGCTGATATGATTGCTGTAGTGAAAGATGGTGCAGTGGTGGAGTATGGTAGTCATGATGCACTCTTGAATTCACATCGTAATGGTTTGTATGCTAGCATGGTTCGTGCAGAAACTGAAACTAATGCATTTGCTTGA
- the LOC18094698 gene encoding uncharacterized protein LOC18094698 yields the protein MQTLSSISASQCSSLFSHCLLYSKGMLRRRYLATLVAAEAQKQASTAAALIKCLNMFAELCASASPENPHLTLTKFLTIQQLIDQPNVTTPFEDKSLRLFTDFSAPDTEKTSKKTGLSYAKAKLKSPKPSMELSASEKQEWAKGEGTKEIKEVQQTLLNETRAWFLRFLEGALNAGWWGHQTHTANYTSIWTETT from the exons ATGCAAACTCTTTCATCAATCTCAGCATCACAATGCAGCTCTCTCTTTTCGCATTGTTTGCTATATTCCAAGGGAATGCTACGAAGGAGATATTTAGCTACCTTGGTTGCAGCTGAAGCTCAAAAGCAGGCATCTACTGCTGCAGCTCTTATCAAGTGCCTCaa TATGTTTGCTGAGCTCTGCGCCTCTGCCTCACCAGAGAACCCCCACCTCACTCTCACAAAATTCCTTACAATCCAACAACTCATCGACCAACCAAATGTAACAACCCCATTCGAGGATAAATCACTGCGGTTATTTACTGACTTTTCTGCCCCAGATAcagaaaaaacaagtaaaaagacAGGTCTAAGTTATGCCAAAGCTAAATTGAAGTCTCCAAAGCCTTCAATGGAGCTAAGTGCAAGTGAGAAGCAGGAGTGGGCTAAAGGAGAAGGTACAAAAGAGATCAAAGAAGTCCAACAGACTCTTTTGAATGAAACAAGGGCTTGGTTTTTGAGATTCTTAGAGGGTGCGTTGAATGCAGGATGGTGGGGACACCAGACCCACACCGCAAATTACACGAGTATATGGACGGAGACGACGTAG